A region from the Aliarcobacter thereius LMG 24486 genome encodes:
- the msrA gene encoding peptide-methionine (S)-S-oxide reductase MsrA, whose protein sequence is MSIKKAYFCAGCFWGVEYFFQKEQGVLSVVSGYMGGHIPNPSYEIVCSGFSGHLEAVELVFDESIISYEKIAKLFFEIHDFTQTNGQGPDIGSQYLSAIFYTDENQRNIAQNLILELDKKGYKVATTLHFETTFYKAEDYHQNYYKRYNKIPYCHSKKEIFT, encoded by the coding sequence TTGAGTATTAAAAAAGCTTATTTTTGTGCTGGTTGTTTTTGGGGAGTTGAGTACTTTTTCCAAAAAGAGCAAGGAGTTTTAAGTGTGGTTTCTGGATATATGGGTGGACATATACCAAATCCTAGTTATGAGATAGTTTGTAGTGGATTTAGTGGACATCTTGAAGCAGTTGAGCTTGTTTTTGATGAAAGTATAATATCATATGAAAAAATTGCAAAACTATTTTTTGAAATTCATGATTTTACTCAAACAAATGGGCAAGGACCAGATATAGGAAGTCAATATTTAAGTGCAATTTTTTATACAGATGAAAATCAAAGAAATATAGCACAAAATTTGATTTTAGAATTGGATAAAAAAGGGTACAAAGTAGCAACTACTTTGCACTTTGAAACAACTTTTTATAAAGCTGAGGATTATCATCAAAATTACTATAAAAGATATAATAAAATACCATATTGCCACAGTAAAAAAGAGATTTTTACTTAG
- the aroC gene encoding chorismate synthase: MNSFGHRFKFTTFGESHGKALGCIVDGVPAGIKIDLDFIQAEMNRRKPGQNEFATKRNEGDVVEILSGVFEGVTTGTSISMIIFNENQKSSDYSNIKDLFRPGHADFTYFNKYGIRDYRGGGRSSARETAARVAAGAIAKLLLKELNIDIKSGICEINGIKSESFDFDYVKKSPIYALDKKFEEAQKNAILDAKNSHNSVGGVALINVKNCPIGLGEPIYHKLDSQIASAMMSINAVKAVEIGDGILASRVLGFDNNDQIRESGFKTNHSGGILGGISNGDDINVKVYFKATPSIFIEQDTIDTNNNEVICKLKGRHDPCVAVRGSVVAESMMALVLADMLLLNLSSKIENIKKVYN; encoded by the coding sequence TTGAATAGTTTTGGACATAGATTTAAATTTACAACATTTGGAGAATCACACGGAAAAGCTTTAGGTTGTATTGTTGATGGTGTTCCAGCTGGTATAAAAATTGATTTAGACTTTATTCAGGCTGAAATGAATAGAAGAAAACCTGGACAAAATGAGTTTGCAACAAAGAGAAATGAAGGTGATGTTGTTGAAATTTTAAGTGGAGTTTTTGAAGGAGTTACAACTGGTACAAGTATCTCTATGATTATTTTTAATGAAAATCAAAAATCAAGTGATTATTCAAATATTAAAGATCTTTTTCGTCCAGGTCATGCTGATTTCACATATTTTAATAAATATGGAATCAGAGATTACAGAGGTGGTGGAAGAAGTAGTGCACGAGAAACAGCAGCAAGAGTTGCAGCAGGTGCTATTGCGAAACTTCTATTAAAAGAGTTAAATATTGATATAAAAAGTGGAATTTGTGAGATAAATGGTATCAAAAGTGAATCTTTTGATTTTGATTATGTAAAAAAAAGTCCTATTTATGCTCTTGATAAAAAGTTTGAAGAAGCTCAAAAAAATGCTATTTTAGATGCAAAAAATTCACATAATAGTGTTGGTGGAGTTGCTTTAATAAATGTAAAAAATTGCCCCATAGGACTTGGTGAACCAATTTATCATAAACTTGATAGCCAAATTGCATCTGCTATGATGAGTATAAATGCTGTTAAAGCTGTTGAAATTGGTGATGGCATTTTAGCTTCAAGAGTTTTAGGATTTGATAATAATGACCAAATAAGAGAATCTGGATTTAAAACAAATCATAGTGGTGGGATTTTAGGTGGGATTTCAAATGGTGATGATATAAATGTAAAAGTTTACTTTAAAGCTACACCATCTATTTTTATAGAACAAGATACGATAGATACAAACAATAATGAAGTTATTTGTAAATTAAAAGGAAGGCATGATCCTTGTGTTGCTGTAAGAGGAAGTGTTGTTGCTGAATCTATGATGGCTTTGGTTCTTGCTGATATGCTTTTATTAAATTTATCTTCTAAAATAGAAAATATTAAAAAAGTTTATAATTAA
- a CDS encoding thiamine-binding protein, producing MSVIMSLAMFPTNKIGSKSKDVSEILKVIRDSGLNYELTSMNTIVEAKTLKELLDLIDLCYLKLDEIGCDRVYISVNFDIRKEGLNRMKSKIESVQSLI from the coding sequence ATGTCAGTTATAATGAGTTTAGCAATGTTTCCTACAAACAAAATTGGAAGTAAAAGTAAAGATGTAAGTGAAATCTTAAAAGTGATAAGAGATAGTGGATTAAACTATGAACTTACTTCAATGAACACAATAGTTGAAGCAAAAACACTTAAAGAACTTTTAGATTTAATAGATTTATGTTATTTAAAACTAGATGAAATAGGATGTGATAGAGTATATATAAGTGTAAATTTTGATATTAGAAAAGAGGGTCTTAATAGAATGAAAAGTAAAATTGAATCTGTGCAAAGTTTGATTTAA
- a CDS encoding tetratricopeptide repeat protein, with amino-acid sequence MKKVFVFLFGMFVLLFSDDVYNGAEAYVKADYELASELFNKACNDGKSLGCYNLGVMYENGEGVEQNYLKAVELHKQACYSNNFSGCHNLGVIYENGTGVEQDYKEALNYYKKACDGENILGCHNLGTMYATGQGVEQDFSKARELFIKACEDGVALSCYNLGFMYENADGVKQDLVKAKEFFKKACDYGIEDSCYSFKDIK; translated from the coding sequence ATGAAAAAAGTATTTGTATTTTTATTTGGAATGTTTGTATTGTTGTTTTCAGATGATGTTTATAATGGAGCAGAAGCTTATGTAAAAGCAGATTATGAATTAGCATCAGAGCTATTTAATAAAGCTTGTAATGATGGTAAAAGTTTAGGATGTTATAACCTTGGAGTTATGTATGAAAATGGTGAAGGAGTAGAGCAAAATTATTTAAAAGCTGTGGAACTTCATAAACAAGCTTGTTATAGTAATAATTTTTCAGGATGTCATAATTTAGGAGTTATTTATGAAAATGGAACAGGAGTGGAGCAAGATTATAAAGAAGCTTTAAACTATTATAAAAAAGCTTGTGATGGAGAAAACATTTTAGGATGTCATAATTTAGGAACTATGTATGCAACAGGACAAGGAGTTGAACAAGATTTTTCTAAAGCAAGAGAACTCTTTATAAAAGCTTGTGAAGATGGAGTTGCTTTATCTTGTTATAATCTTGGATTTATGTATGAAAATGCTGATGGAGTAAAACAAGATTTAGTAAAAGCAAAAGAGTTTTTTAAAAAAGCTTGTGACTATGGGATTGAAGACTCTTGTTATAGTTTTAAAGATATAAAATAA
- a CDS encoding DsrE family protein — MQKENLLLVWTNGDIEVANNFPLLYSSVVLDRNYWKTAHLMLWGPSILLVKNHNFIKEKIIHILSTGVKMSACIVCVDDYGAKEELEKLGIEITHTGELLTNALKDPSFSVLTI, encoded by the coding sequence ATGCAAAAAGAGAATTTGCTATTGGTTTGGACAAATGGAGATATTGAAGTTGCAAACAACTTTCCTCTTTTATATTCAAGTGTTGTTTTAGATAGAAATTATTGGAAAACTGCTCACTTAATGTTATGGGGTCCTTCTATTTTACTTGTAAAAAATCATAATTTTATAAAAGAGAAAATAATACATATTTTATCAACTGGTGTAAAAATGAGTGCTTGTATAGTTTGTGTTGATGATTATGGTGCTAAAGAAGAGTTAGAAAAACTTGGAATTGAAATTACTCATACAGGAGAGCTTTTAACAAATGCTTTAAAAGACCCTAGTTTTTCTGTTTTAACTATTTGA
- a CDS encoding DUF2798 domain-containing protein yields MIDKKYDKYVFALIMGTVMSCIMSFIITFINLGFVDNFFFRWMEAFYKAAFCAIPIIAFVAPRVRKIVNIIVKQS; encoded by the coding sequence ATGATAGATAAAAAATATGATAAATATGTATTTGCACTTATTATGGGAACAGTTATGAGCTGTATTATGAGTTTTATAATTACTTTTATAAACTTAGGATTTGTGGATAATTTCTTTTTTAGATGGATGGAAGCTTTTTATAAAGCAGCTTTTTGTGCTATTCCTATAATTGCTTTTGTTGCCCCTAGAGTTAGAAAAATTGTAAATATTATTGTAAAACAAAGTTAA
- a CDS encoding fumarylacetoacetate hydrolase family protein encodes MNKIIFNKIEVTPSKLVCIGRNYIEHIKELNNELPSSMVFFMKANSSITDKLSIPNIDSSCHYEAEISFLIEKDKIVGLAFGLDLTLRDIQTELKNKGLPWERAKSFDASAVFSDFIEFKDDISKLGIELYINNELKQKADYSMMIHKPKDIIKEFKTFSSFEDGDILMSGTPKGVGKLIKGDVFLGKILYENEVILKQEFVVS; translated from the coding sequence GTGAATAAGATAATATTTAATAAAATAGAAGTTACTCCTTCAAAGCTTGTTTGTATAGGAAGAAATTATATAGAACATATAAAAGAATTAAACAATGAATTACCATCTTCTATGGTTTTTTTTATGAAAGCAAACTCTTCCATTACAGATAAATTATCTATACCAAATATAGATAGTTCTTGTCATTATGAAGCAGAAATATCATTTTTAATAGAAAAAGATAAAATAGTTGGACTTGCTTTTGGTTTAGATTTAACTTTAAGAGATATTCAAACAGAGTTAAAAAATAAAGGACTTCCTTGGGAAAGAGCAAAATCTTTTGATGCATCTGCTGTTTTTTCAGATTTTATAGAGTTTAAAGATGATATTTCAAAATTAGGAATTGAATTATATATAAATAATGAATTAAAGCAAAAAGCAGATTATTCAATGATGATACACAAGCCAAAAGATATTATAAAAGAGTTTAAAACATTTTCAAGTTTTGAAGATGGAGATATTTTAATGAGTGGAACTCCAAAAGGTGTTGGAAAACTTATAAAAGGTGATGTTTTTTTAGGAAAAATTCTATATGAAAATGAAGTTATATTAAAACAAGAGTTTGTTGTAAGTTAA
- the rnc gene encoding ribonuclease III: MSDYSKLEKCLAYQFKDKNLIIEALTHKSYKKPYNNERLEFLGDAVLNLIVGEYLYKKFPKSNEGELSKIRASLVNETGFTRLANEINLGDYIFISVAEERNKGRTKSSILSDAFEAIMGAIYLESSLETLKPIILNLLENSYDKINLDVLFSDYKTALQEITQAKFGSIPEYIIEGSYGPDHKKEFEVSICIEGKNYGRAQGKSKKLAQQAVAKIAIDKLNEEEN; the protein is encoded by the coding sequence TTGAGCGATTATTCAAAGCTTGAAAAGTGTTTGGCTTATCAGTTTAAAGACAAAAACCTGATAATCGAAGCACTTACACATAAAAGTTATAAAAAACCATACAACAATGAAAGACTAGAGTTTTTAGGAGATGCTGTTTTAAACTTAATTGTTGGAGAATATCTATACAAAAAATTTCCAAAATCAAATGAAGGTGAACTTAGTAAAATAAGGGCTAGTTTGGTTAATGAAACTGGTTTTACAAGACTTGCAAATGAGATAAACTTAGGTGATTATATATTTATTTCTGTTGCTGAAGAGAGAAATAAAGGAAGAACTAAATCATCTATTCTTTCTGATGCCTTTGAAGCAATAATGGGTGCAATTTATCTTGAAAGTAGTCTTGAAACTTTAAAACCTATAATTCTTAATTTATTGGAAAACTCTTATGACAAAATAAATCTTGATGTACTTTTTAGTGATTATAAAACTGCTTTACAAGAGATAACACAAGCAAAATTTGGTTCTATTCCTGAATATATTATTGAAGGTTCATATGGTCCTGATCATAAAAAAGAGTTTGAAGTATCTATTTGCATAGAAGGTAAAAACTATGGAAGAGCTCAGGGTAAAAGTAAAAAACTAGCTCAACAAGCTGTTGCTAAAATAGCTATTGATAAATTAAATGAGGAAGAAAATTGA
- a CDS encoding methionine-R-sulfoxide reductase: MKYNELNEKERYVIEEKGTERAFTGIYNDFYEDGLYICKKCEAELYKSEDKFKSACGWPSFDDEIKGAIKRVPDIDGRRVEIVCSNCNGHLGHIFENEGFTSKNIRHCVNSISLKFIKN; encoded by the coding sequence ATGAAATATAATGAATTAAATGAAAAAGAGAGATATGTAATAGAAGAAAAAGGAACTGAAAGAGCCTTTACAGGAATATATAATGATTTTTATGAAGATGGTTTATATATTTGTAAAAAGTGTGAAGCAGAACTTTATAAAAGTGAAGATAAGTTTAAATCAGCTTGTGGATGGCCAAGTTTTGATGATGAGATAAAAGGAGCTATTAAAAGAGTTCCTGATATTGATGGTAGAAGAGTTGAGATTGTTTGTTCAAATTGTAATGGACATTTAGGACATATTTTTGAAAATGAAGGATTTACTTCAAAAAATATAAGACATTGTGTAAACTCAATATCACTAAAATTTATAAAAAATTAA
- the ppk2 gene encoding polyphosphate kinase 2, with product MSFDKFYEKSNRANVNLSLDEFTEKIQDANGSFISELHSKYMYRTKDEILKPYQVELIKLQEHLEKNQEKMIILMEGRDASGKGGAIRRITRYMNEKHYRVVALGKPSDVQKTQWYYQRYVEQFPKGGEIVIFDRSWYNRAMVEPVFGFCSQKEYEIFMKSVPRFEEELIDHGIHFLKIYLSVSKDEQARRFEEREENPLKQWKLSEIDMQMQSRWEEFTQKKYDMLKQTNTDKSPWTIIRSDTKFLARLNSIKVILNSVDYEGRDPRLDYEIDKDIVITAKKELEIMDYKKKAGITQGLI from the coding sequence ATGTCATTTGATAAATTTTATGAAAAAAGTAATAGAGCAAATGTAAATTTAAGTTTAGATGAGTTTACAGAAAAAATACAAGATGCAAATGGAAGTTTTATTAGTGAATTGCATTCAAAATATATGTATAGAACTAAAGATGAAATATTAAAACCATATCAAGTTGAGCTTATTAAACTTCAAGAGCATTTAGAGAAAAATCAAGAAAAAATGATAATTCTTATGGAAGGAAGAGATGCTTCTGGAAAAGGTGGAGCTATTAGAAGAATCACTAGATATATGAATGAAAAGCATTATAGAGTTGTAGCTTTAGGGAAACCATCAGATGTTCAAAAAACACAGTGGTATTATCAAAGATATGTTGAGCAGTTTCCAAAAGGTGGAGAAATCGTAATTTTTGATAGATCTTGGTATAACAGAGCTATGGTTGAACCTGTATTTGGTTTTTGTTCACAAAAAGAGTATGAAATTTTTATGAAAAGTGTGCCTAGATTTGAAGAGGAATTAATTGATCATGGAATACATTTTCTAAAAATCTATCTATCTGTTTCAAAAGATGAACAAGCAAGAAGATTTGAAGAGAGAGAAGAAAATCCATTAAAACAGTGGAAATTAAGTGAAATTGATATGCAGATGCAAAGTAGATGGGAAGAGTTTACTCAAAAAAAATATGATATGTTGAAGCAGACAAATACAGATAAATCTCCATGGACAATTATAAGAAGTGATACTAAATTTCTAGCAAGACTTAACTCTATAAAAGTTATTTTAAACTCTGTTGATTATGAAGGAAGAGATCCAAGACTTGATTATGAAATTGATAAAGATATAGTAATTACAGCTAAAAAAGAGTTAGAAATTATGGATTATAAAAAGAAAGCAGGAATTACACAAGGTTTAATATAA
- a CDS encoding ABC transporter substrate-binding protein: MNFSIKHKIYIYIFLLLLHTNIYSKELKKVTLQLSWFDQFQFAGYYMAKEMGYYEDIGLDVEIIPFEFGLNIPKMVNENIVDFSIGRENLILEKTRYKNITALYSIFQASPLILLTTEKSGIDSIFKFKNKTIMATKDDENEISLKAMMVSNNVNLKSMKFIEHTHNIYDLINNKVDIISAYTSKSPYILQKNSIKYNVFYPKDYGFDMYSDFLITNINFVKHNYKSVNNFKQASLKGWEYAYNNIEKSVDLILKKYNRQNLTKDELIFEANELKYLSYLNGSKLGEIKQDKVQRIFDLYNLLGLVPKDSNIDGFIFTKEENKFNRWIITNIIEKIDLAFIWNMIIVIFVLSILVVYRQYLITKVNKKLKNLVKIKTNRLKIMNQKLANRIKKELEINLEKDRILAQQQKMISMGQMIENIAHQWRQPLSIISTRASMIKLKNDLKMLEKDELNEALEQILNTATYLSQTIDDFRDFFRPRKEKDIFCLSKSIYKSIELSKLSFENSDIKLIFEEKDIDIFGYETELIQVFINAINNSKDALTQKNIEDKLIIINLIEKNSKVYIEFIDSALGIEDDILHKVFEPYFTTKHQYSGTGIGLYMSSEIVTKHMKGEIFMKNIDFEYKNKKYKGAKLTIVLDVIKK, encoded by the coding sequence TTGAATTTTTCTATAAAGCATAAGATTTATATATATATTTTTCTTTTACTTTTACATACAAATATATATTCAAAAGAGTTAAAAAAAGTAACATTACAATTATCTTGGTTTGATCAATTTCAGTTTGCTGGATATTATATGGCAAAAGAGATGGGATATTATGAGGATATAGGTTTAGATGTAGAGATAATTCCTTTTGAATTTGGATTAAATATACCAAAAATGGTAAATGAAAATATTGTTGATTTTTCAATAGGAAGAGAAAATTTAATTCTAGAAAAAACTAGATATAAAAATATAACTGCACTTTATTCAATTTTTCAAGCAAGTCCACTTATTTTATTAACAACAGAAAAATCTGGAATAGATTCTATTTTTAAATTTAAAAACAAAACTATAATGGCAACAAAAGATGATGAAAATGAGATATCATTAAAAGCTATGATGGTTTCAAATAATGTAAATCTAAAATCTATGAAATTTATAGAACATACACATAATATATATGATTTAATAAATAATAAAGTAGATATTATCTCAGCATATACTTCAAAATCACCATATATACTTCAAAAAAATAGTATTAAATATAATGTCTTTTATCCAAAAGATTATGGTTTTGATATGTATAGTGATTTCTTAATAACAAATATTAATTTTGTAAAACATAATTATAAAAGTGTTAATAATTTTAAACAAGCATCACTAAAAGGTTGGGAATATGCTTATAATAATATAGAAAAAAGTGTTGATTTAATTTTAAAAAAATATAATAGACAAAACTTAACAAAAGATGAGCTTATATTTGAAGCAAATGAGTTGAAATATCTATCCTATTTAAATGGAAGTAAATTAGGAGAGATAAAGCAAGATAAAGTTCAAAGAATTTTTGATTTATATAATCTTTTAGGTTTAGTTCCAAAGGATTCAAATATTGATGGTTTTATTTTTACAAAAGAAGAGAATAAATTTAATAGATGGATAATTACAAATATTATAGAAAAAATAGATTTAGCATTTATTTGGAATATGATAATTGTTATTTTTGTTTTATCAATATTAGTTGTATATAGACAATACCTTATAACAAAAGTAAATAAAAAGCTCAAGAATCTAGTAAAAATAAAGACAAATAGATTAAAAATAATGAATCAAAAATTAGCAAATAGAATCAAAAAAGAGCTAGAGATAAATTTAGAAAAAGATAGAATTTTAGCACAACAACAAAAAATGATATCAATGGGACAAATGATAGAGAATATAGCTCATCAATGGAGACAGCCTTTATCAATAATCAGTACAAGAGCAAGTATGATAAAGCTTAAAAATGATCTTAAAATGCTTGAAAAAGATGAATTAAATGAAGCTCTTGAACAAATACTTAATACAGCAACATATCTTTCACAAACAATAGATGATTTTAGAGACTTTTTTAGACCAAGAAAGGAGAAAGATATATTCTGTTTAAGTAAATCTATTTATAAAAGTATTGAGCTTTCTAAATTAAGCTTTGAAAATAGTGATATAAAACTTATATTTGAAGAGAAAGATATAGATATATTTGGATATGAAACAGAACTTATTCAAGTATTTATAAATGCAATTAATAATTCAAAAGATGCTTTGACACAAAAGAATATTGAAGATAAATTAATAATTATAAATTTAATAGAAAAGAACTCAAAAGTGTATATTGAGTTTATAGATAGTGCTTTAGGAATAGAAGATGATATATTGCATAAAGTATTTGAACCATATTTTACTACAAAACATCAGTACAGTGGTACAGGAATAGGGCTATATATGTCAAGTGAAATTGTAACTAAACATATGAAAGGTGAAATTTTTATGAAAAATATTGATTTTGAATATAAAAATAAAAAATATAAAGGAGCTAAACTAACAATAGTTTTAGATGTGATTAAAAAATGA
- the bioA gene encoding adenosylmethionine--8-amino-7-oxononanoate transaminase translates to MKNILEIDKKHIWHPYNSLPTKTPILAVKKTKNCKIYLEDGRVLIDSMSSWWSAILGYNNKDIYKSIKKQAKIMPHVMFGGLTHKPAVKLAKSLVKMTGYPSLFLCDSGSVSVEVALKTAILYQKSKGKEKTKFIALKNSYHGDTLGAMSVCDPENSMHSLYGDYLSQNIFVETPNLGFEADYSFAIKDLENKLEKYHEQVAAFIVEPVVQGAGGMRIYNPKYLNEAKKLCEKYGVLLIFDEVATGFGHTGKLFAFMHTDIRPDILTIGKALTGGTLTMAAMLTKKEISDTISNSSIGVLMHGPTFMANPLACSVANAAIKAFTKINWEKRVKKIEKIFKEELEVLKDNNFVKDVRVIGSIGVVELKDNIYAAKLQDFCVQNGIWIRPFGKLFYSIVSYTIKEKELKKICKTMVKAIYSLEKKS, encoded by the coding sequence ATGAAAAATATTTTAGAAATTGATAAAAAACATATATGGCATCCATATAACTCTTTGCCAACAAAAACACCAATCTTGGCTGTGAAAAAGACAAAGAATTGCAAAATATATTTAGAAGATGGAAGAGTTTTAATAGATTCAATGAGCTCTTGGTGGAGTGCAATTTTAGGATATAACAATAAAGATATATATAAATCTATAAAAAAACAAGCAAAAATTATGCCTCATGTTATGTTTGGAGGATTAACTCATAAACCAGCAGTAAAACTTGCAAAGAGTTTAGTAAAAATGACAGGATATCCATCTCTATTTTTGTGTGATAGTGGTTCAGTATCAGTTGAAGTTGCACTAAAAACAGCTATTTTATATCAAAAGTCAAAAGGAAAAGAGAAAACAAAATTTATTGCTTTAAAAAACTCGTATCATGGAGATACTTTAGGAGCAATGAGTGTTTGTGATCCAGAAAATTCTATGCATTCACTTTATGGAGATTATTTAAGTCAAAATATCTTTGTAGAAACTCCAAATTTAGGTTTTGAAGCAGATTATTCTTTTGCTATAAAAGATTTAGAAAATAAGCTAGAAAAATATCATGAACAAGTAGCTGCTTTTATTGTAGAGCCTGTTGTTCAAGGTGCTGGTGGAATGAGAATATATAATCCAAAATATTTAAATGAAGCAAAAAAACTTTGTGAGAAATATGGTGTTTTATTGATTTTTGATGAAGTTGCAACAGGATTTGGACATACTGGGAAATTGTTTGCATTTATGCATACAGATATTAGACCAGATATTTTAACTATTGGAAAAGCATTAACAGGTGGAACTTTGACAATGGCTGCAATGCTTACAAAAAAAGAGATAAGTGATACAATTTCAAATAGTTCAATTGGAGTTCTAATGCATGGACCAACATTTATGGCAAATCCACTTGCATGTAGTGTTGCAAATGCTGCTATAAAAGCTTTTACTAAGATAAATTGGGAAAAAAGAGTTAAAAAAATAGAGAAAATATTTAAAGAAGAGTTAGAAGTTTTAAAAGATAATAATTTTGTAAAAGATGTGCGAGTTATTGGAAGTATCGGAGTTGTTGAATTAAAAGATAATATTTATGCAGCTAAACTTCAAGATTTTTGTGTACAAAATGGTATTTGGATTCGTCCTTTTGGAAAACTTTTTTACTCTATTGTATCTTATACAATCAAAGAAAAAGAGCTTAAAAAAATATGTAAAACTATGGTAAAAGCTATATATAGTTTAGAAAAGAAGAGCTAA